The Schistocerca serialis cubense isolate TAMUIC-IGC-003099 chromosome 10, iqSchSeri2.2, whole genome shotgun sequence genome includes a region encoding these proteins:
- the LOC126425032 gene encoding uncharacterized protein LOC126425032 has product MFRDRKPSRGPAGRGREAYRPLGLKPRGAGGIGPWPTKGRRFVDAPYNINKKNKLKEQKQVQTAVNPRAVAEDFVGYRQRMLITLDPDRKLEEKEIAQIKEALLDALEPLEDGYFPQFYGTSVAKGALVMSCANEQTKLWLERIVPDLKPWKGAKLLVKPKGEVAQGTKVLLKTPKLFAKTEPKKILQMLGTQNKTLDTSLWKNVSVTSEATGQTLVFMVDDQSVEAIRALDNKVYLGLGNVDLVIVNEEDGKQTSADTDEKNEEESDKQTSGDTDMKNKEGDAMQMSVDADMKNEEEVAKQTPSDTDMKNQEEAAKQTSVDTDMKNQEEADKETCVDTDMKNKAEADKQTT; this is encoded by the exons aggACCAGCAGGAAGAGGCAGAGAGGCATATCGACCCTTAGGCTTAAAACCCCGAGGTGCAGGAG GTATTGGGCCCTGGCCTACCAAAGGAAGACGATTTGTTGATGCGCCTTACAATATTAATAAGAAGAACAAACTGAAAGAACAAAAGCAGGTACAGACAGCTGTAAATCCACGGGCTGTTGCAGAAGATTTTGTGGGGTACAGACAGAGGATGTTGATAACACTAGATCCCGATCGAAAATTAGAGGAAAAGGAAATAGCCCAAATCAAAGAAGCACTCCTAGATGCTCTTGAACCTCTAGAGGATGGGTATTTTCCACAGTTTTACGGGACTTCCGTGGCGAAGGGTGCGCTTGTTATGTCTTGTGCCAACGAGCAGACAAAACTCTGGCTAGAGAGAATTGTGCCAGACTTGAAGCCGTGGAAGGGTGCAAAGCTCCTAGTAAAGCCTAAAGGGGAGGTCGCACAAGGAACTAAGGTGCTACTCAAGACGCCAAAGTTGTTTGCCAAGACAGAGCCAAAAAAAATCTTGCAGATGCTTGGCACTCAAAATAAAACCCTCGATACAAGCCTTTGGAAGAATGTCAGTGTGACTTCTGAAGCTACAGGCCAGACTCTAGTCTTCATGGTTGATGACCAGTCTGTCGAAGCCATCCGGGCCTTGGACAATAAAGTTTACCTCGGATTAGGCAATGTTGATTTAGTTATCGTAAATGAGGAGGATGGCAAGCAGACCTCTGCAGATACAGATGAGAAAAATGAGGAAGAGAGTGACAAGCAGACCTCTGGAGATACAGACATGAAAAACAAGGAAGGAGATGCCATGCAGATGTCTGTAGATGCAGACATGAAAAATGAGGAGGAAGTCGCCAAGCAGACACCTTCAGATACAGACATGAAAAATCAGGAGGAAGCTGCCAAGCAGACGTCTGTAGACACAGACATGAAAAATCAAGAGGAAGCTGACAAAGAGACATGTGTAGATACAGACATGAAAAACAAGGCAGAAGCTGACAAGCAGACCACCTAG